In a genomic window of Pedobacter sp. KBS0701:
- a CDS encoding TSUP family transporter, with protein MQVLPNQPDNAIPFSEEEKGNQLFPVFVKLNKLRTLLIGAGNIGLEKLTAIVNNSHSATITIVAETVSPEVYALVANYPLIKVKQKSFDIDDLNDIDIVFAATNNHILNEEIRKVTHERGLLINVADKPELCDFYLGSIVQKGDLKIAISTNGKSPTIAKRLKQILNEGLPAELDETLQNMSALRQTLNGDFSAKVKKLNKVTQSLINPKKSFAERNIKWLIWVASVLLIGAIGLSLWNTEPEFQTFLINIDPLFYWFLGAGFLFALIDGAIGMSYGVTTASFSLAMGLPPASASMAIHISEVMSNGIAGWMHYRMGNVNWKLFKILILPAIIGAVLGAYILSSLEHYSAYVKPIVAVYTLFLGGVILMKAFNIKRKKADQKIKKIGLLGFFGGFIDAAFGGGWGSIVLSSLIAGGRHPLFSLGTVKISRFFIATLSSLTFFTMLGGKHWEAVLGLIIGSAIASPIAAKVSNKISAKTIMVAVGIIVMIVSLRSVIMFILKLI; from the coding sequence ATGCAAGTATTGCCTAACCAACCTGATAATGCAATACCTTTTTCGGAAGAAGAAAAAGGTAACCAGCTCTTTCCAGTTTTTGTGAAGCTGAACAAGCTGCGTACATTATTAATTGGAGCAGGCAATATTGGGCTGGAGAAGTTAACGGCGATTGTAAATAACAGCCATAGTGCTACCATTACTATTGTGGCAGAAACGGTATCGCCGGAGGTTTATGCACTTGTCGCAAATTACCCGCTCATAAAAGTTAAGCAGAAAAGTTTTGATATCGACGATTTAAACGATATTGATATCGTTTTTGCGGCAACCAATAACCATATTTTAAATGAAGAGATCAGAAAGGTAACGCACGAGCGTGGTCTGCTGATCAACGTGGCAGATAAGCCAGAACTATGCGATTTTTACTTAGGATCAATCGTTCAAAAAGGCGATTTAAAGATTGCCATTTCTACAAACGGTAAATCGCCAACCATTGCCAAACGTTTAAAGCAGATTTTAAATGAGGGTTTACCCGCAGAACTGGATGAAACCCTACAGAATATGAGCGCTTTGCGCCAAACTTTAAACGGCGATTTTTCGGCAAAAGTTAAAAAACTCAATAAGGTTACCCAAAGCTTGATCAATCCTAAAAAAAGCTTCGCAGAGCGGAATATTAAATGGTTGATCTGGGTGGCATCAGTTTTATTGATAGGCGCAATCGGACTTTCGCTTTGGAATACCGAACCCGAATTTCAGACGTTTTTGATCAACATCGATCCATTGTTTTATTGGTTTTTAGGTGCTGGATTTTTATTCGCCTTAATTGATGGGGCAATCGGAATGTCTTATGGGGTAACAACAGCTTCCTTTTCACTAGCTATGGGTTTACCGCCTGCATCCGCAAGTATGGCCATCCATATTTCTGAGGTAATGAGTAATGGGATTGCAGGGTGGATGCATTACAGGATGGGGAATGTGAATTGGAAACTATTCAAAATTTTAATTCTTCCTGCCATAATCGGTGCAGTTTTAGGTGCCTATATCCTTTCCTCATTAGAACATTATAGTGCTTATGTTAAACCCATTGTGGCGGTTTACACCTTGTTTCTAGGAGGAGTTATTTTAATGAAAGCGTTTAATATCAAGCGTAAAAAAGCAGATCAAAAAATCAAAAAAATTGGACTATTGGGTTTTTTTGGTGGCTTTATCGATGCGGCTTTTGGCGGTGGATGGGGATCGATCGTTTTATCGAGTTTAATTGCGGGCGGCCGTCACCCTTTGTTCTCATTGGGTACGGTAAAAATCAGCCGTTTTTTTATTGCCACTTTAAGTTCGCTTACCTTTTTCACCATGTTGGGCGGCAAACACTGGGAAGCTGTTTTAGGCTTAATTATTGGTAGTGCAATCGCATCGCCAATTGCCGCAAAAGTATCGAACAAAATTTCTGCAAAAACCATTATGGTTGCTGTGGGGATTATTGTAATGATTGTGAGTTTGCGGAGTGTGATTATGTTTATTTTAAAATTAATTTAG
- the cysD gene encoding sulfate adenylyltransferase subunit CysD → MSTYNFDYLDELEAEAIHILREVAGQFEKPALLFSGGKDSITLVRLAEKAFRPGKFPFPLVHIDTGHNFEETITYRDQMVARIGEKLIIGSVQESIDQGKVVEQTGKNASRNALQTVTLLDTIAKYQFDACIGGARRDEEKARAKERIFSVRDEFGQWDPKRQRPELWNIYNGKIHKGENIRVFPISNWTELDVWNYIRREKIDLPSIYFSHERDCITRNGQLMAASPFLNMDDEDIIERKQVRFRTVGDMSCTAAVESDATLIDDIISEISASKISERGARMDDKVSEAAMEDRKKGGYF, encoded by the coding sequence ATGAGTACATATAATTTTGATTATTTAGATGAACTAGAGGCCGAGGCTATTCACATTTTGCGTGAAGTAGCAGGTCAGTTTGAAAAACCGGCCCTATTATTTTCGGGTGGAAAGGATTCAATTACTTTAGTTCGTTTGGCAGAAAAAGCTTTTCGTCCGGGGAAATTTCCTTTTCCTTTGGTACATATAGATACCGGCCATAATTTCGAAGAAACCATCACTTACCGTGACCAGATGGTAGCAAGAATTGGCGAAAAATTAATTATCGGTTCGGTGCAGGAATCTATCGATCAGGGTAAAGTAGTAGAGCAGACCGGTAAAAATGCCAGTAGAAATGCTTTGCAAACCGTAACCTTGCTTGATACCATTGCAAAATACCAGTTTGATGCCTGTATTGGTGGTGCCCGTAGGGATGAAGAAAAAGCAAGAGCAAAGGAACGTATTTTCTCTGTCCGTGACGAATTCGGTCAGTGGGATCCAAAACGCCAGCGTCCTGAACTTTGGAACATTTATAACGGTAAAATCCATAAAGGTGAAAATATCCGCGTATTCCCGATCAGTAACTGGACAGAATTAGATGTTTGGAACTATATCCGTAGAGAGAAAATCGATTTGCCAAGTATTTATTTCTCGCACGAACGTGATTGCATTACGCGTAATGGACAATTGATGGCTGCTTCTCCGTTTTTAAATATGGATGATGAGGATATAATTGAGCGCAAGCAGGTTCGTTTTCGTACGGTAGGCGATATGTCGTGCACTGCTGCGGTAGAATCGGATGCCACTTTGATTGATGATATTATTTCAGAAATCAGTGCCTCTAAAATTTCAGAACGTGGCGCCCGTATGGACGATAAAGTTTCGGAAGCCGCAATGGAAGATAGAAAAAAGGGAGGGTATTTTTAA
- a CDS encoding phosphoadenylyl-sulfate reductase — MENLEDIKAALAGLNTIDKLKFLADQYAGRIIFSTSFGWEDQAITHLIFANNIPIKVFTLETGRLFPETYYVWNRTLEIYNKPIHAYYPQNELLQDMVNTKGPSSFYESVENRKECCYIRKIEPLKRALKGNEIWITGIRADQSANREDMHDLEWDEGNQLVKFHPIFDWTLEDVKAYIKENNIVYNTLHDKGFPSIGCAPCTRAVQPGEDFRAGRWWWEDQSKKECGLHAT, encoded by the coding sequence ATGGAGAACCTAGAAGATATAAAAGCAGCACTGGCAGGTTTGAATACAATTGATAAACTGAAATTTTTGGCAGATCAATATGCCGGCCGTATTATATTTTCAACCAGTTTTGGTTGGGAAGACCAGGCGATTACACATTTGATCTTTGCCAATAATATACCGATTAAGGTTTTTACCTTAGAAACCGGACGCTTGTTTCCAGAAACTTATTACGTTTGGAACCGTACCTTAGAAATTTATAACAAGCCGATTCATGCCTACTATCCGCAAAATGAGCTGTTGCAGGATATGGTGAATACCAAAGGCCCGAGCAGCTTTTACGAATCGGTAGAAAATAGAAAAGAATGCTGTTACATCCGTAAAATTGAACCATTAAAAAGAGCATTAAAAGGGAATGAAATCTGGATAACAGGCATCAGGGCTGATCAGAGTGCCAACCGTGAGGATATGCACGATTTAGAATGGGACGAAGGCAACCAGTTGGTTAAATTCCACCCAATATTCGATTGGACTTTAGAGGATGTGAAAGCATACATTAAAGAAAACAACATTGTTTACAATACGCTGCACGATAAAGGTTTTCCGAGTATAGGATGCGCCCCATGTACAAGAGCAGTACAGCCAGGCGAAGATTTTAGAGCCGGAAGATGGTGGTGGGAAGACCAGAGCAAAAAAGAATGTGGCTTACACGCTACTTAA
- the cobA gene encoding uroporphyrinogen-III C-methyltransferase — MSDQKLNIESKITLLGAGPGDPDLLTLKGVKALQTADVVLYDALTNEALLEHAPAAAIKVYVGKRSGEHSYPQDTINKLMIDYALNYGHVVRLKGGDPFVFGRGYEELDYAASYSIPVSVIPGISSSIGVPGLQQIPVTHRGMSESFWVITGTTTSGEVSADIYQAAQSKATVLVLMGLKKLPKIVEIFKAAGKHNLPTAVVQNGSAEDERLVVGVVETIESLVQQENIKAPALLIFGEVVSLHPSFKKLIKQYASIA, encoded by the coding sequence ATGAGCGATCAGAAATTAAATATAGAATCAAAAATTACCCTTTTAGGTGCAGGTCCTGGAGATCCGGATTTATTAACCTTAAAAGGGGTGAAGGCTTTGCAAACTGCTGATGTGGTATTGTACGATGCTTTAACCAACGAAGCTTTATTGGAGCATGCTCCGGCAGCCGCCATTAAAGTTTATGTAGGAAAACGTTCAGGTGAACATTCTTATCCGCAGGATACCATCAATAAACTGATGATTGATTATGCTTTAAATTACGGACATGTGGTACGTTTAAAGGGCGGCGATCCGTTTGTTTTTGGCAGGGGATATGAGGAACTGGATTATGCCGCATCTTACAGCATTCCGGTAAGTGTTATTCCGGGTATTTCGAGTTCTATCGGTGTACCAGGTTTGCAGCAGATTCCGGTTACGCACCGTGGCATGAGCGAAAGCTTTTGGGTAATCACCGGTACAACCACATCCGGAGAAGTTTCAGCAGATATTTACCAGGCAGCACAATCAAAAGCTACGGTATTGGTACTGATGGGACTTAAAAAATTACCTAAAATTGTAGAGATTTTTAAAGCGGCAGGCAAACATAATTTACCAACTGCTGTGGTGCAGAACGGATCGGCAGAGGATGAAAGATTGGTTGTTGGAGTAGTTGAAACCATAGAAAGTTTGGTTCAGCAAGAAAATATTAAAGCACCAGCTTTATTAATTTTTGGAGAAGTTGTATCATTACATCCATCATTTAAGAAATTAATTAAACAATATGCAAGTATTGCCTAA
- a CDS encoding HEPN domain-containing protein, translated as MQSFRTELENPIVEQDIIDLENKIKAFRDGTIHDEKFRSLRLARGVYGQRQPGVQMVRIKLPFGKVTFKQLLRIADIADEYGSGNLHLTTRQDIQIHYVSLDRTPELWAKLEQDDITLREACGNTVRNVTASPNSGIDAEEPFDVSPYAQAVFAYFLRNPICQEMGRKIKISFSSSDRDTAFSYIHDLGFIPKINENGERGFKVLFAGGLGAQPFLANAVHEFLPEDQLIPFTESVLRVFDRYGERTNRNKARLKYLVQKLGLEEVLRLVAEERIANKVKTFKIDINTVPQPTLPLEQEYPAVEILNEAHYKHWLTTNVMEQKQAGFYGVYVKVQVGDIKTDKARAFVDAIRLYVADEIRITQNQGLLLKFVRKEALPSLYAALNKIGFTTAGFDSLADITTCPGTDTCNLGISNSMTLAEVLEEVIYTDFPEFIYEKNIKIKISGCMNSCGQHGLAEIGFHGSSVKAEGKVVPAVQVMLGGGTVGNGVGRVAERVIKVPSKRATSVLHFILNDFKANNLEDENFHQYYDRKGKDHFYQLLKPLADLTNLQTEEFVDWGHVEEFVTAIGVGECAGVVIDLVATLLLEADEKFGWAKQNLDKGAYADAIYHTYSTFVSAAKSLLLDKGVNSSTQVGVIREFDNHYVETGEFNLPTNFSDLVLQINKNEPTAEFAQKYFDEASQFLNQIKEKRAVLAK; from the coding sequence ATGCAAAGTTTCAGAACAGAACTCGAAAATCCGATCGTCGAGCAGGACATCATCGATTTAGAGAATAAGATTAAAGCTTTTAGAGATGGAACCATCCACGACGAAAAGTTTAGGAGCCTTCGTTTGGCCCGCGGTGTTTACGGACAAAGGCAGCCTGGCGTGCAGATGGTGCGTATTAAACTGCCGTTTGGTAAGGTAACTTTTAAGCAGTTATTACGTATTGCCGATATTGCTGATGAGTACGGAAGTGGCAATCTGCACTTAACCACGCGTCAGGATATTCAGATCCATTATGTGAGTTTAGATAGAACCCCCGAGCTTTGGGCCAAACTGGAGCAGGATGATATTACTTTGCGCGAAGCCTGCGGAAACACGGTGCGTAATGTAACCGCATCTCCAAATTCGGGCATCGATGCGGAAGAGCCTTTTGATGTTTCTCCTTACGCACAAGCGGTATTTGCGTACTTTTTGCGTAACCCAATCTGTCAGGAAATGGGGCGTAAGATTAAAATTTCTTTTTCTTCCAGCGATAGGGATACCGCTTTCAGCTATATTCACGATTTAGGTTTTATTCCGAAAATTAATGAAAATGGCGAACGTGGGTTTAAAGTTTTATTTGCAGGTGGTTTAGGTGCACAGCCTTTCCTGGCAAATGCCGTTCACGAATTTTTGCCTGAAGATCAGTTAATTCCTTTTACCGAATCTGTGCTTCGTGTATTTGATCGTTATGGCGAACGTACCAACCGTAACAAAGCACGGTTAAAATACCTGGTTCAGAAATTAGGTTTAGAAGAGGTATTGCGTCTGGTTGCCGAAGAGCGTATTGCCAATAAAGTAAAAACTTTTAAAATAGATATTAATACGGTACCTCAGCCAACTTTGCCTTTAGAGCAGGAATACCCTGCGGTAGAAATATTAAACGAAGCCCATTACAAACACTGGTTAACCACCAATGTAATGGAGCAGAAACAGGCCGGATTTTATGGTGTGTATGTGAAAGTTCAGGTGGGCGATATCAAAACAGATAAGGCAAGGGCTTTTGTTGATGCCATCAGGTTATATGTTGCTGATGAAATCAGGATTACCCAAAACCAGGGACTATTATTGAAGTTTGTACGTAAGGAAGCACTACCTTCATTATATGCGGCTTTAAATAAAATTGGTTTTACAACAGCGGGCTTTGATAGTTTGGCCGATATTACCACATGTCCGGGTACAGATACCTGTAACCTGGGTATTTCGAACTCAATGACATTAGCTGAAGTTTTGGAAGAGGTGATTTATACCGATTTCCCTGAGTTTATCTACGAGAAAAACATCAAGATCAAAATCAGTGGTTGTATGAATTCTTGCGGTCAGCACGGCTTGGCCGAAATCGGTTTCCACGGAAGCTCGGTAAAAGCTGAAGGAAAAGTGGTACCGGCTGTTCAGGTGATGTTAGGTGGCGGTACTGTTGGTAACGGCGTTGGCCGGGTGGCAGAACGTGTAATTAAAGTACCTTCTAAAAGAGCAACAAGTGTTTTACATTTCATTTTAAATGATTTTAAGGCGAATAACCTCGAAGATGAAAACTTCCACCAATATTATGATAGAAAAGGGAAAGACCATTTTTATCAGTTATTAAAACCATTGGCCGATTTAACGAACCTGCAAACAGAAGAATTTGTAGACTGGGGACATGTTGAAGAATTTGTAACGGCCATTGGTGTTGGAGAATGTGCCGGTGTGGTGATTGATTTAGTGGCTACTTTATTATTAGAGGCCGACGAAAAATTTGGTTGGGCAAAGCAAAACTTAGATAAGGGTGCTTATGCCGACGCCATTTATCATACCTATAGCACTTTTGTAAGTGCAGCAAAGTCTTTATTGTTGGATAAAGGCGTAAACAGCAGTACCCAGGTTGGCGTGATCCGCGAATTTGATAACCACTATGTAGAAACCGGCGAATTTAACTTACCGACCAATTTCTCAGACCTGGTTTTACAGATCAATAAAAACGAACCAACGGCAGAATTTGCCCAAAAATATTTCGATGAAGCCAGTCAATTTTTAAATCAGATTAAGGAAAAAAGAGCGGTATTAGCGAAATAG